The DNA window TCTAACCTCAGGATGGACTGTTTTAGATATGACAACAGATTTTCTTCTTGTATTTGCACAAGCCATCATTCCTGCTTCCACACAAGCAGTTGGTCCATCATACATAGAAGCATTGGATAGATCCATCCCTGTAAGGTTAGCAATCATGGTTTGGTATTCAAATATAACACGAAGTGTTCCTTGGCTAATTTCTGGTTGATAAGGTGTATATGCTGTAAAAAACTCTGATCGACTAGCAATATGCTTAATAATTGCAGGAATATAATGATCATAAGCACCAGCTCCCAAAAATGAAATCAATTCATTGGTACTTCTATTCTTTTTTGTAAGTCTATTCATATGGCTTATAATTTCAGTTTCTGATAAACCTGTCCCTAAATTCAACTCTCTATTTAAACGAAGTTCTTTTGGTATATCTTCAAACAAATCCTCTATAGATTTAACTCCCATACTATCAAGCATTAATTTTTTATCTGATTCTGTATTCGGTATATACCTGTGCATATTCTTCCTCCTACCTTTACAAATTTATTTCTATTAATGACTTTTATTTTTACAAAACTCCTCATATGCTTTGTCATCCATCAGATTGTCAAGTTCAGATTGATCCTTTAACTCTACTAATAAAATCCAGCTTTCATAAGGCTTTTCATTCAGCATTTGTGGCGCATTTTCTAATTCTTCATTGATTTCTACAACCTTTCCAGAAACCGGCATATATGAATCAGAAGCAGCCTTAACGGATTCTATCACCCCAAAAACATCCGTTGCATTTAATTCATCATCCATCTCTGGTACTTCTACATAAACGATTTCACCTAAAGCATGTTGTGCATAATCCGTAATCCCAATATAAG is part of the Crassaminicella profunda genome and encodes:
- the gcvH gene encoding glycine cleavage system protein GcvH, translating into MKIVQGLYYSKDHEWVKVEGNKAYIGITDYAQHALGEIVYVEVPEMDDELNATDVFGVIESVKAASDSYMPVSGKVVEINEELENAPQMLNEKPYESWILLVELKDQSELDNLMDDKAYEEFCKNKSH